From the genome of Eublepharis macularius isolate TG4126 chromosome 12, MPM_Emac_v1.0, whole genome shotgun sequence, one region includes:
- the LOC129338606 gene encoding LOW QUALITY PROTEIN: olfactory receptor 10C1-like (The sequence of the model RefSeq protein was modified relative to this genomic sequence to represent the inferred CDS: inserted 1 base in 1 codon) encodes MENFTSVKIFILVGFSNAPHWQILFFVIFLCIYIATVLGNLIIIVLIYVDSSLCTPMYFFLRNLSFLEICYTSVTIPKLLDNILALEKTISFHACASQMYFFLFFGATECCLLACMAYDRYTAICNPLCYPVIMRKRVCIQLAAFSWVCGGLVALGHTTFIFTLPFCDSNVINHFFCEIQPMLKLVCGDTYWNEIQIITAAXMILIPFMLILLSYFHIITTILRMKSAKNRQKAFSTCSSHLIVVSLFYSTAVFIYIRPKSSYSLNVDKFLSLFYSVITPILNPIIYSLRNNDVKGAFKKTVLKLMSSK; translated from the exons ATGGAAAATTTCACCTCAGTGAAGATTTTTATTTTAGTGGGCTTCTCAAATGCCCCACATTGGCAAATCCTCTTCTTTGTCATCTTCCTATGCATTTACATTGCCACCGTACTTGGCAATCTCATCATTATTGTTCTTATTTATGTTGACTCTTCCCTCTGCACACCTATGTACTTTTTCCTCAGAAACTTGTCTTTCTTAGAGATCTGCTATACTTCTGTCACTATCCCCAAGTTGCTGGATAATATCCTTGCTTTGGAAAAAACCATCTCCTTCCATGCCTGTGCCAGTcaaatgtatttcttcctcttctttggtGCCACTGAGTGCTGCCTCCTAGCCTGCATGGCTTATGATCGCTACACTGCTATATGCAATCCACTGTGTTATCCAGTCATCATGAGGAAAAGGGTTTGCATTCAGCTTGCGGCCTTCTCTTGGGTCTgtggaggcctagtggctctgggccATACCACCTTTATTTTCACCCTTCCTTTCTGTGACTCCAATGTCATCAATCATTTCTTCTGTGAAATCCAGCCGATGTTGAAGCTGGTGTGTGGGGACACTTATTGGAATGAAATCCAAATCATCACAGCAG GCATGATCCTGATACCCTTCATGCTGATCCTTTTGTCCTATTTCCATATCATCACTACCATCTTGAGGATGAAATCAGCCAAAAACCGACAGAAGGCTTTCTCTACCTGCTCCTCACACCTCATTGTGGTCTCATTGTTCTACAGCACAGCTGTTTTCATATATATACGCCCCAAATCCAGTTACTCTCTGAATGTGGACAAATTCCTCTCTCTTTTCTATTCAGTTATTACTCCAATATTGAACCCCATAATCTACAGTCTGAGGAACAATGACGTAAAAGGGGCTTTCAAGAAAACAGTGTTAAAGCTAATGTCTTCAAAgtga
- the LOC129338592 gene encoding olfactory receptor 10C1-like, protein MENFTSVKIFILVGFSNAPHWQILFFVILLCIYIATVLGNLIIIVLIYVDSSLCTPMYFFLRNLSFLEICYTSVTIPKMLANILALEKTISFHACAIQMYFFLFFGATECCLLACMAYDRYTAICNPLCYPVIMRKKVCIQLAAVSWVCGGLVALGHTTFIFTLPFCDSNVINHFFCEIQPMLKLVCGDTYWNEIQVIAAAAFLILIPFMLILLSYFHIITTILRMKSAKNRQKAFSTCSSHLIVVSLFYSTAIFMYIRPKSSYSLNVDKFLSLFYSIVTPILNPIIYSLRNKDVKGALKKVVLKLVASK, encoded by the coding sequence ATGGAAAATTTCACCTCAGTGAAGATTTTTATTTTAGTGGGCTTCTCAAATGCCCCACATTGGCAAATCCTCTTCTTTGTCATCTTGCTATGCATTTACATTGCCACCGTACTTGGCAATCTCATCATTATTGTTCTTATTTATGTTGACTCTTCCCTCTGCACACCTATGTACTTTTTCCTCAGAAACTTGTCTTTCTTAGAGATCTGCTATACTTCTGTCACTATCCCCAAGATGCTGGCTAACATCCTTGCTTTGGAAAAAACCATCTCCTTCCATGCCTGTGCCATTcaaatgtatttcttcctcttctttggtGCCACTGAGTGCTGCCTCCTAGCCTGCATGGCTTATGATCGCTACACTGCTATATGCAATCCACTGTGTTATCCAGTCATCATGAGGAAAAAGGTTTGCATTCAGCTTGCGGCTGTTTCTTGGGTCTgtggaggcctagtggctctgggccATACCACCTTTATTTTCACCCTTCCTTTTTGTGACTCCAATGTCATCAATCATTTCTTCTGTGAAATCCAGCCGATGTTGAAGCTGGTGTGTGGAGACACATACTGGAACGAAATCCAAGTCATCGCAGCAGCTGCCTTTCTGATCCTGATACCCTTCATGCTGATCCTTTTGTCCTATTTCCATATCATCACTACCATCTTGAGGATGAAATCAGCCAAAAACCGACAGAAGGCTTTCTCTACCTGCTCCTCACACCTCATTGTGGTCTCATTGTTCTACAGCACAGCCATTTTCATGTATATACGCCCCAAATCCAGTTACTCTCTGAATGTGgacaaatttctctctcttttctattCAATTGTTACTCCAATATTGAACCCCATAATCTACAGTCTGAGGAACAAGGATGTAAAGGGGGCTCTCAAGAAAGTAGTGTTAAAGCTAGTGGCTTCAAAGTGA